A DNA window from Brassica napus cultivar Da-Ae chromosome C1, Da-Ae, whole genome shotgun sequence contains the following coding sequences:
- the LOC106398307 gene encoding uncharacterized mitochondrial protein AtMg00820-like gives MAPSNPVTPPAPQDAPTPPAPPAVEAPRHSMSTRSKHGITKPKQIFSLLAKPFSALPKSHIQALNDPNWNPSMTIEYNAIVKSETFDLVPRPSNTNIVRSMWLYKHKYDADGNFKSHKSRLVANGKSQEQGIDYDETFSPVVKPATIRTVLNLNHIINS, from the coding sequence ATGGCTCCTTCTAACCCGGTTACTCCGCCGGCTCCTCAAGATGCGCCAACTCCACCTGCACCTCCAGCAGTGGAGGCTCCCAGGCATTCCATGTCGACAAGGTCAAAACATGGTattacaaaaccaaaacaaatctTTTCTCTTCTTGCTAAGCCTTTCTCTGCTCTTCCAAAAAGCCATATACAAGCCTTAAACGATCCTAATTGGAATCCATCTATGACTATAGAGTACAATGCTATTGTTAAAAGCGAGACTTTTGATCTTGTGCCTCGCCCTTCTAACACTAACATTGTGCGCTCAATGTGGTTATACAAACATAAGTATGATGCAGATGGCAACTTTAAAAGCCACAAGTCTCGTTTGGTGGCTAATGGCAAGTCGCAGGAGCAAGGAATAGACTATGACGAGACTTTCAGTCCCGTTGTGAAGCCAGCAACGATACGCACCGTCTTGAATTTGAATCATAttataaatagttaa